A genomic window from Myotis daubentonii chromosome 4, mMyoDau2.1, whole genome shotgun sequence includes:
- the LOC132232423 gene encoding LOW QUALITY PROTEIN: F-box only protein 31-like (The sequence of the model RefSeq protein was modified relative to this genomic sequence to represent the inferred CDS: substituted 1 base at 1 genomic stop codon), with translation MPRGMEECASLCGAGSSRGCRCRCRQQCQGPAETAVAYGRPAPAPAEKHVEAVEAARCCVESGEIASPMPPPHCSLRDLPVEMLLEIFAWLPGTDLPSLALACTKFHHILHIDSIWRRRCREEYGFSENSQNLERIGMSYREVYAKLLHPYRHILGLWQLDTEDYRTLLNVVVDGLCITGWTYGPSLNTHVDGPLQFEPSFRIRLTERKSVVVECMEGRISRPHSRHVQIQKDRLTLQCDKTDHRKDLTARLRQERALVLTLTLEDRYQYDCLAYRRLYLPPSHPEDLIRPGLFQGNYDAFGLKIAMLSFHGKYARVTKITGDTIRMLEIHLMRRIQLPDGEFFRNFNELSRVVQEIDEQVIREQQQQENGTEESEGHGWQSPAQPSVGESGAAALEEQPVPFVLPVGMRTRDQNYPRTCRMCFYGVDTVTLPGLAYWERFPGVFILFDENHFGFIWLKVKYFVLYGRVRNTFQNVEAPSPQAFLEMLXNIHSRPPGRSSL, from the coding sequence ATGCCTCGAGGAATGGAGGAGTGCGCCAGTCTCTGCGGCGCGGGCTCTTCGCGGGGATGTCGGTGTCGGTGTCGTCAGCagtgccagggcccagctgagacgGCAGTGGCCTACGGCaggccggccccggccccggcagaAAAGCACGTGGAGGCGGTCGAGGCAGCGAGGTGCTGTGTGGAGAGTGGAGAAATTGCGAGCCCCATGCCGCCCCCGCACTGCTCGCTGCGGGACCTGCCTGTGGAGATGCTGCTGGAGATCTTCGCCTGGCTCCCCGGCACcgacctgcccagcctggccctggcctgcaccaaattccaccacatcctgcacatcgacagcatctggagacggcgctgccggGAGGAATATGGCTTTTCTGAAAACTCTCAGAACCTGGAGAGGATAGGTATGTCTTAtcgagaagtctatgcgaagctgctccacccatacagacacattttgggattgtggcagctagATACTGAGGACTATAGAACACTGCTGAATGTCGTGGTGGACGGCTTATGCATTACTGGTTGGACATACGGGCCTTCCCTGAACACCCATGTGGATGGCCCGCTGCAATTCGAGCCCTCGTTCAGAATTCGCCTGACGGAGAGGAAATCAGTCGTGGTGGAATGCATGGAAGGCCGCATCAGCAGGCCCCACAGCCGCCACGTGCAGATTCAGAAGGACAGGCTCACCCTCCAGTGCGACAAGACAGACCACCGGAAGGATTTGACAGCGAGACTTCGGCAAGAACGGGCGCTGGTGCTGACGCTGACGCTGGAGGACAGATACCAGTATGACTGCCTGGcctaccgccgcctctacctcccgccgaGCCACCCGGaggacctcatcaggccaggcctcttccaaggcaaCTACGATGCCTTCGGCCTAAAGAttgccatgctcagcttccatgggaagtatgccagggtcacGAAGATCACGGGAGACACCATCAGGatgttagagatccacctcatgcgccgcatccagctgcccGATGGCGAGTTCTTCCGCAACTTCAACGAGCTCTCCCGCGTGGTCCAGGAGATTGACgagcaggtgatccgggagcagcagcagcaagaaaacgggactgaggaaagcgagggccatggctggcagagccctgcccagcccagcgtcggggagtccggggctgcagctttggaggagcagcctgtcccgtttgttctgcctgtgggcatGCGCACAAgagaccagaactacccccgaacctgcaggatgtgtttctatggcgtggacACTGTTACCTTACCTGGCTTAGCCTACTGGGAGCGGttccctggagtcttcatcctgttcgatgagaaccactttgGGTTCATCTGGCTGAAGGTGAAATACTTCGTCCTGTACGGCAGAGTCcggaacaccttccagaatgtggaggcaccatccccgcaggccttcctggagatgctctaGAACATTCATTCCAgaccccctgggaggagcagcttgtAG